From Roseburia hominis, the proteins below share one genomic window:
- a CDS encoding histidinol-phosphatase HisJ family protein: MILADCHMHTGFSTDSEAAPEEMIKAAIGKGLKAVCITDHEDKDYPNPEEFYIDFPRYVQTIDKLKEAYRGQIDVRMGVEIGLQPHLGDYYRQLTESYSFDFVIGSVHVVRGMDPYYPEFYEGRSDADAYRETLEETIRDIRNVPDFDTLGHLDYVVRYGRKKAEEYSYQKFSDQIDEILRLLIWHGKGLELNTAGLKYGLPFAHPHPDVLRRYRELGGEIITVGSDAHRPEHVAYDFDKAAGILTQCGFRYYAEFIGRKPIFQKIL, encoded by the coding sequence ATGATTTTAGCAGATTGTCATATGCATACCGGTTTTTCGACGGATTCCGAGGCGGCGCCGGAGGAAATGATAAAAGCGGCGATCGGGAAGGGCCTTAAGGCCGTCTGTATCACCGATCACGAGGATAAGGATTATCCGAACCCGGAAGAATTCTATATCGATTTTCCGCGTTATGTGCAGACGATTGATAAGTTGAAAGAAGCATACCGCGGCCAGATCGATGTTCGTATGGGAGTGGAGATAGGGTTGCAGCCGCATTTGGGCGATTACTACCGGCAGCTTACCGAGAGCTATTCCTTTGACTTCGTGATAGGTTCCGTACATGTGGTAAGAGGCATGGATCCCTATTATCCGGAGTTTTATGAGGGCAGGAGCGATGCCGACGCTTATAGGGAGACACTGGAGGAGACAATCCGGGATATCAGGAATGTCCCGGACTTTGATACCCTGGGACATTTGGATTATGTAGTGCGTTACGGAAGAAAGAAGGCCGAAGAATATTCCTACCAGAAATTTTCGGATCAGATTGACGAGATCCTGCGGCTTTTGATCTGGCATGGAAAGGGACTGGAGTTAAATACGGCGGGGCTGAAATACGGACTTCCCTTTGCGCACCCGCACCCGGACGTCCTTCGCAGATACCGGGAATTAGGAGGCGAGATCATTACCGTCGGGTCGGACGCTCACAGGCCCGAACATGTGGCCTACGATTTTGACAAGGCCGCCGGGATCCTGACACAGTGCGGATTCCGGTATTACGCCGAATTTATCGGGAGGAAGCCCATTTTCCAAAAGATATTGTAA
- a CDS encoding phosphoglycerate kinase encodes MLNKKSVDDINVKGQKVLVRCDFNVPLIDGKITDENRLVAALPTIKKLIADGGKIILCSHLGKPKGEPKPEMSLAPVAARLTELLGQEVKFAADPEVVGPNAKAVVEAMQDGDVILLENTRYRIEETKNGEAFSKELASLCDVFVNDAFGTAHRAHCSNVGVTQFVDTAVVGYLMQKEIDFLGNAVNNPERPFVAILGGAKVSSKISVIENLLEKVDTLIIGGGMSYTFSKAQGGFVGKSLLEADYCDYALNMLKKAEEKGVKLLLPVDNVIADDFSNDANTKVVANGEIPEDWQGLDIGPKTAELYADAVKEAKTVVWNGPMGAFEMPKFAAGTEAVAKALAETDAVTIIGGGDSAAAVNQLGYGDKMTHISTGGGASLEFLEGKELPGVAAANDK; translated from the coding sequence ATGCTTAACAAAAAATCTGTTGATGACATTAATGTAAAAGGCCAGAAAGTCCTTGTAAGATGTGATTTCAATGTACCGCTGATTGACGGAAAGATCACAGACGAGAACCGTCTTGTTGCAGCTCTTCCGACCATCAAGAAACTGATCGCTGACGGCGGAAAGATCATTCTTTGCTCACACCTTGGCAAACCGAAGGGAGAGCCGAAACCGGAGATGTCTCTGGCACCGGTAGCTGCACGTCTTACCGAGCTTCTCGGACAGGAAGTAAAATTTGCTGCTGATCCGGAAGTAGTCGGACCGAATGCAAAAGCTGTAGTGGAAGCTATGCAGGACGGAGACGTGATCCTTCTTGAGAATACCCGCTACAGAATCGAAGAGACCAAGAACGGAGAGGCATTCTCCAAAGAACTTGCATCTCTTTGTGATGTATTTGTAAATGACGCATTTGGTACCGCACATCGTGCACACTGCTCTAACGTAGGCGTTACCCAGTTCGTTGACACCGCAGTTGTCGGATACTTAATGCAGAAAGAGATCGATTTCCTCGGAAATGCAGTGAATAATCCGGAGAGACCGTTCGTAGCGATCCTTGGCGGAGCGAAAGTTTCCAGCAAGATTTCTGTTATTGAGAACCTGCTTGAGAAGGTTGACACTCTGATCATCGGTGGCGGTATGTCCTATACGTTCAGCAAGGCACAGGGCGGCTTTGTAGGTAAATCTCTTCTCGAAGCAGATTACTGCGACTATGCTCTTAACATGCTGAAAAAAGCAGAAGAAAAAGGCGTGAAATTATTACTTCCGGTCGACAACGTGATCGCTGATGATTTCTCCAACGATGCAAACACCAAGGTCGTTGCAAATGGCGAGATTCCGGAAGACTGGCAGGGACTGGACATTGGACCAAAGACCGCTGAATTATATGCAGACGCTGTAAAAGAAGCTAAGACAGTTGTTTGGAATGGACCGATGGGCGCATTTGAGATGCCGAAATTCGCAGCAGGTACAGAGGCAGTTGCCAAAGCGCTTGCAGAGACTGACGCAGTTACCATCATCGGCGGCGGCGACAGTGCTGCTGCAGTAAATCAGCTGGGATATGGCGACAAGATGACCCACATCTCCACTGGCGGCGGAGCATCTCTTGAATTCCTGGAAGGCAAAGAACTCCCGGGCGTAGCAGCAGCTAACGATAAATAA
- the gap gene encoding type I glyceraldehyde-3-phosphate dehydrogenase, which produces MAVKVAINGFGRIGRLAFRQMFGAEGYEIVAINDLTSPKMLAHLLKYDSTQGTYALASTVTAGEDSITVDGKEIKIYAMANAEELPWGEIGVDVVLECTGFYTSKAKAEAHIKAGAKKVVISAPAGKDLPTIVYNVNHELLTKEDNIISAASCTTNCLAPMAKALNDLAPIKSGIMCTIHAYTGDQMTLDGPQRKGDLRRSRAAAVNIVPNSTGAAKAIGLVIPELDGKLIGSAQRVPTPTGSTTILTAVVEGEVTVDQINAAMKAASNESFGYNTDEIVSSDIVGMKYGSLFDATQTMALPIGNGTTEVQVVSWYDNENSYTSQMVRTIKHFGTLL; this is translated from the coding sequence ATGGCAGTAAAAGTAGCAATCAATGGATTTGGACGTATTGGACGTCTTGCATTCAGACAGATGTTCGGAGCAGAGGGATATGAGATCGTAGCAATCAACGACCTGACTTCCCCGAAGATGCTTGCTCACTTATTAAAATATGATTCTACACAGGGCACATACGCTCTTGCAAGCACCGTAACAGCTGGCGAAGATTCCATCACTGTTGACGGAAAAGAAATCAAGATTTACGCAATGGCTAACGCTGAGGAGCTTCCGTGGGGAGAGATCGGCGTTGACGTAGTTCTGGAGTGTACAGGATTCTATACCTCCAAGGCAAAAGCAGAAGCACACATCAAAGCAGGTGCTAAGAAAGTTGTTATTTCCGCTCCGGCTGGAAAAGACCTTCCGACTATCGTTTACAATGTAAACCATGAACTGTTGACAAAAGAAGACAATATCATTTCTGCAGCTTCATGTACAACAAACTGCTTGGCTCCGATGGCGAAAGCGCTTAACGACCTTGCACCGATCAAATCTGGTATCATGTGTACAATTCACGCTTACACAGGCGATCAGATGACTCTTGACGGACCGCAGAGAAAAGGCGATCTGAGAAGATCTCGTGCAGCAGCAGTTAATATTGTACCGAACAGCACAGGCGCAGCAAAAGCTATCGGTTTAGTTATCCCTGAATTAGATGGTAAATTGATCGGTTCCGCTCAGCGTGTACCGACCCCGACAGGATCTACCACTATCCTGACAGCAGTAGTAGAAGGCGAAGTTACCGTTGATCAGATCAACGCAGCTATGAAGGCAGCTTCCAACGAATCCTTCGGCTACAACACAGACGAGATCGTATCCAGCGATATCGTTGGTATGAAGTATGGTTCTCTGTTCGACGCTACCCAGACAATGGCTCTGCCGATCGGCAACGGAACAACAGAGGTTCAGGTTGTTTCCTGGTACGACAATGAGAACTCTTACACAAGCCAGATGGTAAGAACAATCAAACATTTCGGAACACTTCTGTAA
- the mnmA gene encoding tRNA 2-thiouridine(34) synthase MnmA, whose translation MENKKVVVGMSGGVDSSVAAYLLKKQGYDVVGVTMQIWQDEAREVQEENGGCCGLSAVEDARRVASKLQIPYYVMNFKQEFQKYVIDYFVGEYLHGRTPNPCIACNRYVKWEALLSRSLAIGADYIATGHYAQIEKLANGRFAIKNSATKQKDQTYALYNLTQEQLSRTLMPVGAYSKEEIRRIAEEISLPVAAKPDSQDICFVPDGDYASFIQREHGGKIPTGNFVTSDGRILGRHKGITHYTVGQRKGLGLALGYPAFVLEIRPDTNEVVVGTGEESMTNQVRADRLNFMSVESIEDEMRVFAKIRYNHKGAWCTVQRTGEDEILCTFDEAQRAVTPGQALVLYDGDYVLGGGTILYP comes from the coding sequence ATGGAAAACAAAAAAGTAGTAGTAGGAATGTCAGGCGGAGTGGATTCATCGGTTGCGGCCTATCTGCTGAAAAAGCAGGGATATGATGTGGTCGGTGTGACCATGCAGATCTGGCAGGACGAAGCCCGTGAGGTCCAGGAGGAAAACGGTGGCTGCTGCGGACTTTCGGCAGTGGAGGACGCCAGAAGAGTTGCGTCTAAGCTTCAGATTCCCTATTATGTGATGAATTTCAAACAGGAATTCCAAAAATATGTCATTGACTATTTTGTGGGGGAGTACCTGCATGGCAGAACACCGAACCCGTGTATTGCCTGTAATCGTTATGTAAAATGGGAAGCACTCCTGTCCCGCAGCCTGGCGATCGGAGCGGATTATATCGCCACAGGGCATTACGCGCAGATCGAGAAGCTGGCAAATGGGCGGTTCGCCATCAAGAATTCAGCGACGAAACAAAAGGATCAGACCTATGCTCTTTACAATCTGACACAGGAACAGCTTTCCCGGACTTTGATGCCGGTGGGAGCCTACTCGAAGGAAGAGATTCGCCGGATTGCAGAGGAAATATCTCTTCCGGTGGCAGCAAAGCCGGACAGCCAGGATATCTGCTTCGTGCCGGACGGCGACTATGCGTCGTTCATTCAGAGGGAACATGGCGGCAAGATTCCTACGGGAAATTTCGTCACCTCCGACGGAAGGATATTGGGGCGGCATAAGGGAATCACGCATTATACCGTAGGACAGAGAAAAGGACTGGGACTGGCCCTTGGCTACCCGGCCTTCGTTCTGGAAATCCGGCCTGATACAAACGAGGTGGTGGTCGGGACCGGCGAGGAATCCATGACGAATCAGGTGCGCGCAGACCGGCTGAATTTCATGTCGGTGGAAAGTATTGAAGATGAGATGCGGGTATTTGCCAAAATACGGTATAATCACAAGGGCGCATGGTGTACGGTCCAAAGAACCGGTGAGGACGAGATCCTCTGTACGTTCGACGAGGCGCAAAGAGCCGTCACGCCCGGACAGGCACTGGTGCTGTATGATGGCGATTATGTCCTCGGCGGAGGAACAATTCTATACCCATAG
- the tpiA gene encoding triose-phosphate isomerase — MARRKIIAGNWKMNMTPSEAVELVNTLKPLVATEEADVVFCVPAIDIIPVMEAAKGSNIQVGAENMYYEEKGAYTGEISPAMLTDVGVKYVVLGHSERREYFAETNETVNKKMLKAFEHGITPIMCCGESLEQREQGVTMDFIRQQVKVGFLNVTAEQAKTAVIAYEPIWAIGTGKTATTEQAQEVCKAIRECIAEIYDEATAEAIRIQYGGSVNAATAPELFAQPDIDGGLVGGAALKPDFGKIVNYK, encoded by the coding sequence ATGGCAAGAAGAAAGATTATTGCAGGAAACTGGAAGATGAACATGACTCCATCTGAGGCAGTTGAACTTGTTAATACATTAAAACCGCTGGTAGCTACTGAGGAAGCGGATGTTGTATTCTGTGTACCGGCTATCGATATTATTCCGGTCATGGAAGCTGCAAAAGGCAGCAATATCCAGGTTGGCGCTGAGAACATGTACTACGAGGAGAAAGGTGCATATACAGGAGAGATTTCTCCGGCTATGCTCACAGACGTAGGAGTAAAATACGTGGTTCTCGGACATTCTGAGAGAAGGGAGTACTTCGCAGAGACCAATGAGACCGTAAATAAAAAGATGCTCAAGGCTTTCGAGCACGGCATCACTCCGATCATGTGCTGTGGTGAATCTCTGGAGCAGAGAGAGCAGGGCGTAACGATGGACTTTATCCGTCAGCAGGTTAAGGTTGGATTCCTGAACGTAACAGCAGAGCAGGCTAAGACAGCAGTGATTGCTTACGAGCCGATCTGGGCAATCGGAACAGGAAAGACAGCTACCACTGAGCAGGCTCAGGAGGTTTGCAAAGCGATTCGTGAGTGCATCGCTGAGATCTATGATGAAGCGACTGCTGAAGCAATCCGTATTCAGTACGGCGGATCTGTAAACGCAGCTACCGCACCGGAATTGTTCGCACAGCCAGATATCGATGGCGGATTGGTAGGCGGTGCAGCCCTGAAACCGGATTTCGGAAAGATCGTAAACTACAAATAA
- the nifU gene encoding Fe-S cluster assembly scaffold protein NifU has product MYTEKVMDHFQHPRNMGEIENASGVGTVGNAKCGDIMRIYLDIDDNGIINDVKFKTFGCGAAVATSSMATELVKGKHIQEAMKVTNKAVMEALDGLPPVKVHCSLLAEEAIHAALWDYAKKHDIKIEGLEKPKSDIHEGEEEEEEEY; this is encoded by the coding sequence ATGTATACAGAAAAAGTAATGGATCATTTCCAGCACCCGCGTAATATGGGAGAGATAGAAAATGCCAGCGGGGTAGGAACCGTCGGCAATGCAAAATGTGGCGATATCATGAGGATTTATCTGGATATTGACGACAACGGCATCATCAATGATGTAAAATTCAAGACATTCGGCTGCGGGGCGGCCGTTGCGACCAGCAGCATGGCAACAGAGCTTGTAAAGGGAAAACATATTCAGGAAGCGATGAAGGTGACCAATAAAGCGGTCATGGAGGCCCTTGACGGACTTCCGCCGGTGAAGGTGCACTGTTCTCTTCTCGCAGAGGAAGCAATCCATGCAGCTCTTTGGGATTATGCCAAGAAGCATGACATCAAGATCGAAGGACTGGAAAAACCCAAATCTGACATTCACGAGGGTGAGGAAGAAGAGGAAGAAGAATATTAG
- a CDS encoding Rrf2 family transcriptional regulator, with the protein MKISTKGRYGLRAFIDLAENAEKEPVSINSIAVRQDISERYLEQLMALLKKAGLVKSIRGATGGYVLARDASEISVGDVLRALEGCLEPAACAAFQPEGECGIQDSCVTKYVWKRINESITNTVDSIMIDTLVKESRCAGKRGETNE; encoded by the coding sequence TTGAAGATTTCTACGAAGGGCAGATATGGTCTGCGGGCTTTCATAGATTTGGCAGAGAATGCAGAAAAAGAGCCTGTTTCCATCAACAGTATCGCCGTGCGGCAGGATATTTCCGAACGGTATCTTGAACAGCTTATGGCACTGCTTAAAAAAGCAGGTCTGGTGAAAAGTATCCGTGGCGCTACCGGGGGCTACGTTCTGGCGAGGGACGCTTCTGAGATTTCAGTGGGCGACGTGTTAAGAGCGCTGGAAGGGTGTTTGGAACCGGCAGCCTGTGCGGCATTTCAGCCGGAGGGCGAATGTGGGATTCAGGATAGCTGCGTGACCAAATATGTATGGAAACGAATTAATGAAAGTATAACCAATACGGTTGACAGTATTATGATAGACACATTGGTAAAAGAAAGCCGCTGTGCCGGAAAGAGAGGAGAAACAAATGAGTAA
- the nifS gene encoding cysteine desulfurase NifS has translation MSKLIYLDNAATTKTAPEVVEAMLPYFTELYGNPSSVYSFASQNKDAVTKQREIIAEVLGAKSNEIYFTAGGSESDNWALKATWEAYKNKGNHIITTKIEHHAILHTAQYLEQQGCEVTYLDVDAKGVVDLEQLKAAIRPETILISVMFANNEIGTIQPIKEIGAIAKEHGILFHTDAVQAFGQVPISVDECNIDMLSASGHKLNGPKGIGFLYIRKGVKIRSFVHGGAQERKRRAGTENVPGIIGLGAAVKRAAATMKERTEKETRTRDYLISRVMEEIPYTKLNGHHADRLPNNANFSFRFIEGESLLIRLDMAGICGSSGSACTSGSLDPSHVLLAIGLPHEIAHGSLRLTLNEEISKEDIDYVVEQLKVIVNDLRGMSPLYEDFIRKQKASEA, from the coding sequence ATGAGTAAGCTGATTTATTTGGATAATGCGGCCACTACGAAAACCGCACCGGAAGTTGTGGAGGCGATGCTTCCGTATTTTACGGAGCTTTATGGCAATCCTTCCAGCGTATACAGCTTTGCGTCTCAGAATAAAGATGCGGTAACAAAACAAAGGGAGATCATCGCAGAGGTACTGGGAGCAAAGAGCAACGAGATCTATTTTACCGCAGGCGGTTCAGAATCTGACAACTGGGCGCTTAAGGCGACCTGGGAGGCATATAAGAATAAAGGTAATCACATCATCACAACGAAGATCGAGCACCATGCGATCCTGCACACAGCCCAGTATCTGGAGCAGCAGGGCTGCGAGGTGACCTATCTGGACGTAGATGCAAAGGGCGTGGTAGATCTGGAGCAGTTAAAGGCAGCCATTCGTCCCGAGACGATCCTGATTTCCGTCATGTTTGCAAATAATGAGATCGGAACCATTCAGCCGATCAAAGAGATCGGAGCCATTGCAAAGGAGCACGGAATCCTTTTCCACACGGACGCGGTTCAGGCGTTCGGACAGGTCCCGATTTCCGTAGATGAGTGCAACATTGACATGCTCAGCGCCAGCGGCCACAAATTAAACGGTCCGAAAGGCATCGGTTTCCTCTATATCCGTAAAGGTGTAAAGATCCGCTCCTTCGTTCACGGCGGAGCGCAGGAGAGAAAACGCCGCGCCGGCACGGAAAATGTTCCGGGCATTATCGGACTTGGAGCGGCAGTGAAGCGTGCGGCGGCGACGATGAAAGAGCGCACGGAAAAAGAAACCCGGACCAGGGACTATCTGATCAGCAGGGTCATGGAAGAGATTCCTTATACGAAGCTGAACGGGCACCATGCGGATCGTCTTCCGAACAATGCCAACTTTAGTTTCCGGTTCATTGAGGGCGAGTCATTATTGATCCGCCTTGATATGGCAGGGATCTGCGGTTCCAGCGGTTCCGCCTGCACGTCCGGCTCTCTGGACCCGTCTCATGTACTTCTGGCAATCGGCCTGCCCCATGAGATCGCGCATGGTTCCCTGCGCCTGACTCTGAATGAAGAAATCTCAAAAGAGGACATTGATTATGTGGTAGAGCAGCTGAAGGTCATCGTAAATGACCTGCGCGGCATGTCTCCGCTTTATGAAGATTTCATCAGGAAACAGAAAGCATCTGAAGCATAG